A window of Aricia agestis chromosome 3, ilAriAges1.1, whole genome shotgun sequence contains these coding sequences:
- the LOC121725290 gene encoding BPTI/Kunitz domain-containing protein-like, with protein sequence MNFVNYKFLVLFVFWFCFVESFRYNTLKDVTEAHSHNKPRVIDRTCRLKPEEGPCRANLEMFYFNSSSMDCTKFTWGGCQGNGNRFETYNECMSQCVRKGEHRVRPQWCTLSFDYGYCFDQLVRWYYDPLYGVCKRRMYSGCGGNRNNFKTKRQCSEECIYLKRRLTDEADNKAADKATGKTTDKAVQKEVGAQQ encoded by the exons atgaatttcgtgaattacaagtttttggttttgtttgtattttggtTCTGTTTCGTGGAAAGTTTCAGGTATAATACTTTGAAGGATGTCACTGAGGCGCACTCACACAATAAACCCAGAG TGATCGACAGAACCTGTAGATTGAAGCCGGAGGAAGGACCTTGCCGGGCGAACCTCGAGATGTTCTACTTCAACTCGTCCTCGATGGACTGCACCAAGTTCACGTGGGGCGGTTGCCAGGGCAACGGCAACAGATTCGAGACGTATAACGAGTGTATGTCGCAGTGTGTGCGCAAGGGGGAGCATAGAG TGCGTCCCCAATGGTGCACGCTTTCATTTGACTACGGCTACTGTTTCGACCAGCTAGTGCGGTGGTACTATGATCCACTGTACGGCGTCTGCAAGAGAAGAATGTACTCGGGCTGCGGAGGCAATCGGAACAACTTTAAAACTAAACGACAG TGTAGCGAGgaatgtatttatttaaaaaggagATTAACTGATGAAGCCGATAATAAGGCTGCAGACAAAGCAACCGGCAAAACAACAGACAAAGCAGTACAGAAAGAAGTGGGTGCACAGCAGTAA
- the LOC121725291 gene encoding kappaPI-actitoxin-Avd3d-like, which translates to MSFKFTFLLCLLYCVECLADNFLKDSAVGVTVIDDVCKLKPKLTGYRCLAYKVRYYFDPSCMCCKQFVYGGCYGNGNMFHTASECMWNCARCIV; encoded by the exons ATGAGTTTCAAATTCACTTTTCTTCTGTGTTTGTTGTATTGCGTCGAATGTTTGGCGGATAACTTTTTGAAGGATTCTGCCGTTGGAGTCACTG TGATCGACGACGTCTGCAAGCTGAAACCGAAGCTGACAGGTTACAGATGTTTGGCGTACAAGGTTCGATACTACTTTGATCCCTCCTGTATGTGCTGCAAGCAGTTCGTTTATGGCGGCTGCTACGGCAACGGGAACATGTTCCACACGGCGAGCGAGTGTATGTGGAACTGCGCCAGGTGTATTGTATAG